A single region of the Pueribacillus theae genome encodes:
- the fliJ gene encoding flagellar export protein FliJ, with protein sequence MAFHFRLDKVLTIKEKEKNLSELEYADARQQFEKAARRLYELLKKKEDLEKQYEQKMQVGVMADSLLQYSYHLQTLQTSITQEQLNVNRAKFLMEGKHQKIIQKSVEVKKYNRLKEKHFAHFKNQLKKDESKQLDELSLIKPGEWHGI encoded by the coding sequence ATGGCTTTCCATTTTCGCCTTGATAAAGTACTGACAATAAAAGAAAAGGAAAAAAATCTTTCTGAGCTCGAGTACGCCGATGCAAGGCAGCAATTTGAAAAAGCGGCAAGGCGTTTATACGAACTATTAAAGAAAAAGGAAGACTTAGAAAAACAATATGAACAAAAAATGCAAGTTGGCGTAATGGCAGATTCATTGCTGCAATACAGCTACCATTTGCAAACATTACAAACAAGCATCACCCAAGAACAATTAAACGTAAATCGGGCTAAATTTTTAATGGAAGGCAAACACCAAAAGATTATCCAAAAATCAGTTGAAGTAAAAAAATACAACCGATTAAAGGAAAAACATTTTGCCCATTTTAAAAACCAACTAAAAAAAGATGAAAGTAAGCAATTGGATGAACTTTCTTTAATAAAGCCAGGTGAATGGCATGGGATTTAG
- the fliL gene encoding flagellar basal body-associated protein FliL, whose product MVKNKMVFTMVIILLSILIIGIVALIVYFKLDNQPSGEPTIDEIVESTWQTEEITTNLNDSHIIRIQFKIQLDNKKAKEEIEKRDFQVNNIIINELSNMKAEDFNEKGSLTSLEDRLQQQINELLSDGEVTKVYTIQKIIQ is encoded by the coding sequence TTGGTCAAAAATAAAATGGTTTTTACGATGGTTATTATTTTGCTTTCTATCTTAATTATTGGGATTGTTGCACTTATCGTATATTTTAAACTTGATAATCAACCATCCGGTGAGCCAACGATCGATGAAATTGTGGAATCGACCTGGCAAACCGAGGAAATAACAACAAATTTAAATGATAGCCATATCATACGGATTCAATTCAAAATCCAACTGGATAATAAAAAAGCGAAAGAAGAAATCGAAAAAAGAGATTTTCAAGTGAACAACATTATCATTAATGAATTGTCAAACATGAAAGCGGAAGACTTTAACGAAAAGGGAAGTCTGACATCATTAGAAGACCGTTTACAGCAACAAATAAATGAATTATTGTCAGACGGTGAAGTAACAAAAGTGTACACCATTCAAAAAATCATCCAGTAA
- a CDS encoding TIGR02530 family flagellar biosynthesis protein, with the protein MINFRVQHPPIQPSDAHHQATGNKTNNNNFKELFKTELTNETNLKVSKHAETRFQQRGISLSNEVWKKVENAVDHARTKGVTEALVLTKEAALVVSTKNKLVITALDRKSAEEQIFTNINGTILIEK; encoded by the coding sequence GTGATAAATTTCCGAGTTCAACACCCTCCTATTCAGCCATCTGATGCCCATCATCAGGCTACAGGTAATAAAACAAACAACAACAATTTTAAAGAACTTTTCAAAACGGAGTTAACAAACGAAACAAATTTAAAAGTAAGCAAACACGCCGAGACACGCTTTCAGCAAAGGGGAATTTCACTGTCAAATGAAGTGTGGAAAAAGGTGGAAAATGCAGTTGATCATGCACGAACGAAAGGTGTAACAGAAGCGTTAGTTTTAACGAAAGAAGCGGCACTCGTAGTTAGTACGAAAAACAAGCTTGTCATTACTGCGCTCGATCGCAAAAGCGCAGAGGAACAAATTTTCACGAATATTAATGGGACAATTCTAATAGAAAAATAG
- a CDS encoding flagellar FlbD family protein gives MIELTRLNGETFTLNALYIQQIQSFPDTTITLTNGELIVVQEKETEVIRKTVNFYKEINVLGFRKGLEGQ, from the coding sequence ATGATTGAGCTTACACGGTTAAATGGGGAAACGTTTACTTTAAATGCGTTATATATTCAGCAAATCCAGTCATTTCCTGATACCACAATTACGCTTACGAACGGAGAACTAATTGTCGTTCAAGAAAAAGAGACAGAAGTTATACGGAAAACAGTAAATTTTTATAAGGAGATTAACGTTTTAGGTTTTCGGAAAGGGTTGGAGGGTCAATAA
- the flgD gene encoding flagellar hook assembly protein FlgD, which yields MESNKLDDSLFLSNLPQKTTGNSSLGKDEFMKILITQLQNQDPLNPMEDREFIAQMASFSSLEQMMNMTKMFEGFIATQTNGLIVQNSQMIGKEVKYITYQGIDDEEMEEVTKTGIVTAVSFKGGEMLFELDNKEKVKPEFIYEIREHKETPSSES from the coding sequence ATGGAGAGCAACAAGCTTGATGACTCCTTGTTTTTATCAAACTTGCCCCAAAAAACGACAGGCAACAGTTCATTAGGTAAAGATGAATTCATGAAGATACTGATTACACAACTGCAAAACCAAGATCCATTAAATCCAATGGAAGACAGGGAATTCATTGCACAAATGGCAAGCTTTTCGAGTTTAGAACAGATGATGAACATGACAAAAATGTTTGAAGGGTTCATTGCAACTCAAACGAACGGCCTAATTGTCCAAAACAGCCAAATGATTGGGAAGGAAGTTAAGTATATTACTTATCAAGGAATTGATGATGAAGAAATGGAAGAAGTGACGAAAACAGGTATCGTGACAGCTGTTTCTTTCAAAGGTGGGGAAATGTTATTTGAGCTTGATAATAAAGAAAAGGTAAAACCGGAATTTATCTACGAAATTCGTGAACATAAAGAGACCCCTTCATCTGAAAGCTAG
- a CDS encoding flagellar hook-length control protein FliK codes for MNRIGEYFLQLGPEGQSRSMNDAAQPFTSERPFHLFLEKEMNMEKKAKSFFDDLQIGNDSEQNQFKKAIKSLIGFTEEEWEGLLGSKSLRQKLPELAEWQSEAEEIMQIEDQEPMMEPLIHSFLSIIGFSTPDSPANLNAIIQTLQHSDYSDDAKHLFFRLINALESEHRTPNDENEEVNASNVTDKRIGTSHLPEKENEQTKLLETVQFLLHFTEEDWEAILGTERFNQMLPALREWQSEAEEMIRAKDREPMMERFIQSFLTIAGFTLPANLADSRSTVELGRYHDDAKTLFLRLANFLEANRETVQRSDRTHFENAILRSNHFVASAVSEGSEFNNRSHMKTEKATEPRIILQPGHFFQQASMDKLQQLEWRMHVTNRMNESSLANQLERLMGNSRLHTFKNGITELSIRLYPEHLGSLAIKLIHQNGELIARITAQTETAKQLIESQLHQLRHAFIAQQINVEKIEIGQQSHHSQQQAQHEGSRQGNGRNAEQEMEQTNDYENQQKEEEEESFKKWLEALSF; via the coding sequence ATGAATCGGATAGGTGAATACTTTCTGCAGCTAGGGCCTGAAGGGCAGAGCAGGTCAATGAATGATGCTGCTCAACCGTTTACCAGTGAACGGCCATTTCACTTATTTCTTGAAAAAGAAATGAATATGGAGAAGAAAGCTAAATCTTTTTTTGATGATTTACAGATTGGCAACGATAGTGAACAAAATCAGTTTAAAAAAGCGATAAAATCATTAATCGGTTTTACTGAAGAGGAGTGGGAAGGGTTGCTTGGATCAAAGTCATTAAGGCAAAAGCTTCCTGAACTAGCAGAATGGCAGTCTGAAGCTGAAGAGATCATGCAAATTGAAGACCAAGAGCCAATGATGGAACCGCTAATCCATTCGTTTTTATCAATAATTGGTTTTTCAACGCCGGACAGTCCAGCAAACTTAAACGCAATCATTCAAACGCTTCAACATAGCGACTATTCCGATGATGCAAAACACCTATTTTTTCGATTGATAAATGCTTTGGAATCGGAACATCGAACACCAAATGATGAAAACGAAGAAGTGAATGCATCCAATGTTACCGATAAGCGGATAGGCACTTCGCATCTTCCTGAGAAAGAAAATGAACAAACAAAGCTTCTTGAAACGGTTCAATTTCTTTTACATTTCACTGAAGAAGATTGGGAGGCGATTCTCGGAACAGAACGATTCAATCAGATGCTTCCTGCACTGCGAGAATGGCAGTCTGAAGCTGAAGAAATGATCCGAGCTAAGGACCGAGAGCCAATGATGGAGCGGTTCATCCAGTCCTTTTTAACGATTGCAGGCTTTACACTTCCAGCGAATTTGGCAGACTCACGGTCAACTGTCGAACTTGGCCGCTATCATGATGATGCGAAAACTCTCTTTTTGCGGCTGGCGAATTTTTTAGAAGCGAATCGTGAAACGGTTCAACGTAGCGATCGGACCCATTTTGAAAATGCCATTCTACGTTCAAATCACTTCGTTGCGTCCGCTGTTTCCGAAGGAAGTGAATTTAACAATAGGAGTCATATGAAGACTGAAAAAGCTACTGAACCACGTATCATTTTGCAGCCGGGCCATTTTTTTCAACAAGCATCGATGGATAAACTCCAACAGCTTGAATGGCGGATGCATGTAACGAACAGAATGAACGAGAGTTCTTTAGCTAACCAATTGGAAAGGCTGATGGGGAACAGCCGTTTACACACCTTTAAAAACGGTATAACGGAATTAAGCATCAGGCTGTACCCAGAACATCTTGGCTCACTCGCTATTAAACTCATTCACCAGAATGGTGAATTGATTGCTAGAATAACAGCGCAAACTGAAACTGCAAAACAATTAATTGAATCGCAATTGCATCAGCTGCGCCACGCATTTATTGCTCAACAGATCAACGTCGAGAAAATCGAGATTGGACAACAATCTCACCATTCACAGCAACAAGCTCAACATGAAGGTTCAAGGCAAGGAAATGGACGAAATGCTGAGCAAGAAATGGAACAAACGAATGATTATGAAAATCAGCAAAAAGAAGAAGAGGAAGAATCTTTTAAGAAATGGCTAGAAGCACTTTCGTTTTAA
- the flgG gene encoding flagellar basal body rod protein FlgG — translation MLRSLYSGISGMKNFQTKMDVIGNNISNVNTYGFKKGRVTFSDLVSQQLAGANAPAPAGGTGGTGGTNPKQVGLGAQIASIDTIHTATALQTTGRPLDLGINGDGYFAVTDGENVYYTRAGNFYLDEEGYVVSPDGLYLTQNGTTGSRIRISRNTTESFSIGKDGTVSIKVRNNANLDTSQQIRLAVFSNPEGLEKIGGNLFRKTVNSGEQQVETPNQGGVGSVISNALEMSNVDLSEEFTEMIVAQRGFQANTRIITTSDEILQELVNLKR, via the coding sequence GTGCTACGTTCATTGTATTCAGGAATTAGCGGAATGAAAAATTTTCAAACAAAAATGGATGTTATCGGCAATAACATTTCAAATGTGAATACGTACGGCTTTAAAAAAGGAAGGGTGACATTTAGCGATTTAGTGAGCCAACAACTTGCTGGTGCGAATGCCCCTGCCCCTGCAGGAGGAACAGGAGGAACAGGAGGAACAAATCCGAAACAAGTCGGTCTCGGCGCCCAAATCGCATCAATCGATACGATTCACACGGCAACAGCATTGCAAACGACAGGAAGGCCGCTTGATTTAGGGATCAATGGCGATGGGTATTTTGCAGTAACAGACGGAGAGAACGTTTACTATACTCGTGCTGGGAACTTTTACTTAGATGAGGAAGGATATGTTGTCAGTCCAGATGGCCTCTATTTAACACAAAATGGCACCACTGGTTCAAGAATTCGAATTTCGAGAAACACGACCGAAAGCTTCAGTATAGGGAAGGATGGAACAGTCAGTATTAAAGTAAGGAACAACGCTAATTTAGATACCTCTCAACAAATCCGATTAGCGGTGTTTTCAAATCCCGAAGGCCTTGAAAAAATTGGAGGAAACTTGTTTCGCAAAACAGTGAATTCGGGTGAACAGCAAGTCGAAACTCCTAATCAGGGTGGGGTAGGCTCCGTCATTTCTAACGCACTAGAAATGTCCAACGTCGATCTTTCTGAAGAATTTACAGAAATGATCGTTGCACAGCGCGGATTCCAGGCAAATACGAGAATCATCACAACTTCTGACGAGATTTTACAAGAATTAGTGAATTTAAAACGATAA
- a CDS encoding MotE family protein, translated as MGFSKLQWFFFVFLIPLIFAIVVYGVVLSFMGKSIFDQFKTVGSHIPIVSTFFDEEKKDQNDISLEKEVARLTEKIRQQEEEIEKLEQKLQDKDNELVETKQTIVKLEKQLQTEEEETLSDETSVKDTGKLLLSMSPKDAALIISEMENKDVITLFKTFKPEESGRILAKLEPNKASNIMKQLMSEE; from the coding sequence ATGGGATTTAGCAAGCTTCAGTGGTTCTTTTTCGTCTTTTTAATCCCATTGATTTTTGCAATTGTTGTATACGGTGTTGTTTTATCGTTTATGGGAAAAAGTATTTTTGACCAGTTTAAGACTGTCGGCTCCCATATTCCAATCGTATCAACTTTTTTTGATGAAGAGAAAAAGGATCAAAATGACATTTCATTGGAAAAAGAGGTAGCCCGCCTCACGGAAAAAATTAGGCAGCAAGAAGAAGAAATTGAAAAGTTAGAGCAAAAACTACAAGACAAAGATAACGAATTAGTAGAAACGAAGCAAACCATTGTAAAGCTTGAAAAACAATTGCAAACAGAGGAAGAAGAAACGTTAAGTGATGAAACGAGTGTAAAGGACACAGGGAAATTACTTCTATCCATGTCTCCAAAAGACGCAGCTTTAATTATTTCCGAGATGGAAAATAAGGATGTTATCACGTTGTTCAAAACGTTTAAACCAGAAGAGAGTGGAAGAATTTTAGCAAAGCTGGAGCCGAACAAAGCTTCCAATATTATGAAGCAACTTATGTCAGAAGAATAA
- the fliY gene encoding flagellar motor switch phosphatase FliY, which yields MTDGMLSQEEIDALLNGGETSDSAGSSEDGRVSLDQYLNVIEQDALGEIGNISFGNASTALSMLLNQKVDITTPVLSLIFRSELAAEFPHPHVAINVKYTEGFKGENVMVIQEKDAQIIADLMLGGDGTNVSDESLTDIQLSAVQEAMNQMMGSASTSMSTIFNKKVDISPPSIEKLNAKQGEGTDQIPQDEYLVKVSFALKVGDLIDSKIMQIVPIPFAKEMVKELLDLQAAELGDDAEVDEEPTTAPEPPIQNEEKKTIADMPEHTNHLNHFTERAKNIQPAAFSDFGELTKSAHEPNNLDLLLDIPLQVTVELGRTSRAIKDILDLSTGSIIELDKLAGEPVDILVNKKLIAKGEVVVIDENFGVRVTDIISQKDRIRNLQ from the coding sequence ATGACTGATGGGATGCTTTCGCAGGAGGAAATCGATGCCCTTTTAAATGGCGGAGAAACGAGCGACTCTGCTGGCAGCAGCGAAGATGGAAGAGTGAGTCTAGATCAATATCTTAATGTCATTGAACAGGATGCGTTGGGTGAAATCGGGAATATTTCATTTGGAAATGCTTCGACCGCACTATCAATGCTGTTAAACCAGAAGGTCGATATTACAACACCTGTACTATCATTAATTTTTAGAAGTGAATTAGCGGCAGAATTCCCTCATCCCCATGTAGCGATCAATGTAAAATACACCGAAGGCTTTAAAGGTGAAAATGTAATGGTCATCCAAGAAAAGGATGCGCAAATCATTGCGGATCTTATGCTCGGAGGGGACGGGACAAACGTATCGGACGAGAGTCTCACTGACATTCAACTTAGTGCTGTACAAGAAGCGATGAATCAAATGATGGGTTCGGCATCGACTTCGATGTCAACGATTTTTAATAAAAAAGTTGATATTTCTCCTCCTTCAATTGAAAAGCTAAATGCTAAGCAAGGCGAGGGAACTGATCAAATTCCTCAAGATGAATATCTTGTAAAAGTTTCCTTTGCTTTAAAAGTCGGTGATTTAATTGATTCTAAAATCATGCAGATTGTCCCAATTCCTTTCGCAAAGGAAATGGTGAAAGAATTATTGGATTTACAAGCAGCAGAACTTGGCGATGATGCTGAGGTGGATGAAGAACCAACCACTGCCCCAGAACCGCCAATACAAAATGAGGAGAAGAAAACAATCGCAGACATGCCTGAACATACGAATCACCTAAATCATTTTACCGAGCGTGCGAAGAATATTCAGCCTGCCGCTTTTTCTGACTTTGGAGAATTAACGAAGTCTGCACATGAGCCGAACAATTTAGACCTGTTGCTCGATATTCCTCTTCAAGTAACGGTAGAGTTGGGACGCACAAGCAGGGCAATTAAAGATATTTTGGATCTGTCAACAGGTTCAATCATTGAATTGGACAAACTTGCCGGAGAACCTGTCGATATATTAGTGAATAAGAAACTGATCGCAAAAGGCGAAGTCGTTGTCATCGATGAAAATTTTGGCGTTCGTGTAACAGATATCATTAGCCAAAAAGATAGAATAAGAAACTTGCAATAA
- the fliM gene encoding flagellar motor switch protein FliM, translating to MSDILSQNEIDALLSAITTGEMDAEELKREDEERKVKVYDFKRALRFSKDQIRSLTRIHENYARLLTTLFSAQLRTYVDITVASVEQLPYEEFIRSVPSMTIMNVFEAAPLEGRMLIEVNPNISFAMLDRLLGGKGESVNKVENLTEIETKLMKQLFENSLDAFQEAWESIIEIEPTMLDFEVNPQFLQLVSPNETVVVISLTMSIAETSGLINICIPHVVLEPVIPNLSMHYWMQTNQKARSEYEVELLQKRVQQAHLPIVAQLGTSEININDFLHLNTNDVIRLEQKISEPLLIKIGETPKFLGQPGKIRNRMAIQILEVMKEGVNLDD from the coding sequence TTGTCAGATATATTGTCACAAAATGAAATTGATGCATTGCTTTCGGCGATTACAACCGGTGAAATGGATGCAGAAGAATTAAAGAGAGAAGACGAAGAACGAAAAGTTAAAGTCTATGACTTTAAACGCGCGCTTCGCTTTTCAAAGGATCAGATACGCAGCCTAACAAGGATTCACGAAAATTATGCGCGCCTGCTTACCACGCTATTTTCAGCTCAGCTTAGAACGTATGTTGATATAACGGTTGCTTCTGTTGAACAGCTTCCATATGAGGAATTCATTCGTTCAGTACCTTCTATGACAATTATGAATGTTTTCGAAGCCGCTCCCTTAGAAGGACGCATGCTCATTGAAGTTAACCCAAACATATCGTTTGCCATGCTTGACAGATTGCTTGGCGGCAAAGGCGAAAGCGTGAATAAAGTTGAAAACTTAACCGAAATTGAAACAAAATTAATGAAACAGTTGTTTGAAAACTCATTAGATGCATTCCAAGAAGCTTGGGAATCGATCATTGAGATCGAACCGACAATGCTTGATTTTGAAGTAAATCCGCAATTTCTCCAGCTTGTTTCACCAAATGAAACGGTTGTTGTCATTTCTTTAACGATGTCGATTGCCGAAACGAGCGGATTAATCAATATTTGTATCCCGCATGTCGTGCTTGAGCCTGTTATTCCGAATTTGTCCATGCATTATTGGATGCAGACGAATCAAAAAGCGCGATCTGAATATGAAGTGGAATTGCTTCAAAAAAGGGTTCAGCAAGCACATTTGCCAATTGTTGCCCAGCTTGGAACATCTGAAATAAATATAAATGACTTTTTACACCTCAATACGAACGATGTGATTCGATTAGAACAAAAAATTAGCGAGCCATTGCTTATAAAAATAGGAGAAACGCCTAAGTTTCTAGGCCAGCCAGGAAAAATCAGAAATCGAATGGCGATTCAAATATTGGAAGTGATGAAGGAGGGAGTGAATTTAGATGACTGA
- the fliI gene encoding flagellar protein export ATPase FliI: MLSKLIDAIEQVDPYKRFGKVTRVVGLMIESKGPETSVGNVCFLHIGKRKKRVVKAEVVGFRDEYVLLMPFTNVTDISPGTLVEDTGKPLHIKAGLELIGTVLDGIGNPLDGSEPMRGLFPVPTDNEPPNPLSRPRVQQPIEIGVRAIDSLLTIGKGQRIGIFAGSGVGKSTLLGMIARNSNADVNVIALIGERGREVLEFVEKDLGEQGLNRSIVIAATSDQPALMRIKGALTATAIAEYFRDQGLSVMLMMDSVTRVAMAQREIGLAIGEPPTTKGYTPSVFSLLPKLLERSGTNKLGAITAIYTVLVDGDDFNEPIADTVRGILDGHFILDRQLANKGQFPALNILESVSRVMPNIVSSDHLYAAHHFRDLLSTYREAEDLINIGAYKTGTSKKIDEAIAAKEKMIAFLKQEVDEHASIEESIQLLIKQFCKGE, translated from the coding sequence ATGCTTAGTAAATTGATTGATGCAATCGAACAGGTTGATCCGTATAAACGTTTTGGGAAAGTCACAAGGGTTGTCGGATTGATGATTGAGTCAAAAGGGCCTGAAACATCAGTTGGCAATGTTTGTTTTTTACACATTGGCAAGCGAAAGAAGAGAGTCGTGAAAGCGGAGGTTGTTGGATTTCGCGATGAATATGTTTTGTTAATGCCGTTTACGAACGTTACGGATATTTCACCGGGGACATTAGTTGAAGATACCGGAAAACCGTTGCATATTAAAGCGGGGCTAGAACTTATCGGAACGGTTCTGGATGGCATTGGGAACCCTCTCGATGGAAGTGAGCCGATGAGAGGATTGTTTCCTGTACCAACGGATAATGAGCCGCCAAACCCATTATCTCGCCCCCGCGTACAACAACCGATCGAAATCGGAGTGCGCGCCATCGATAGCTTGCTAACGATAGGAAAAGGCCAAAGGATTGGGATTTTTGCCGGATCAGGGGTCGGGAAAAGCACATTGCTGGGTATGATCGCAAGAAATTCCAATGCGGATGTTAACGTGATTGCACTTATTGGCGAGAGAGGCCGTGAAGTGCTGGAATTTGTTGAGAAGGACTTAGGTGAACAAGGCTTAAATCGGTCGATTGTGATCGCTGCAACCTCTGACCAACCTGCATTAATGCGCATAAAAGGCGCATTGACCGCGACAGCGATTGCTGAATATTTTCGAGATCAAGGCTTGAGTGTCATGTTAATGATGGACTCCGTCACGAGGGTTGCAATGGCGCAGCGGGAAATCGGTTTAGCGATTGGGGAGCCTCCTACAACAAAGGGATACACCCCGTCTGTCTTTTCATTGCTTCCAAAACTTCTTGAACGTTCCGGAACGAATAAATTGGGCGCGATAACTGCGATTTATACTGTCCTCGTTGACGGTGATGATTTTAATGAGCCGATCGCTGATACCGTAAGAGGGATATTAGATGGCCATTTTATTCTTGATCGGCAGCTTGCAAATAAAGGGCAATTTCCAGCGCTTAATATTTTAGAGAGTGTCAGCCGTGTCATGCCAAATATCGTTTCTTCCGATCATCTTTATGCTGCACATCACTTTAGGGACTTGCTCTCTACCTACCGTGAAGCAGAGGATTTAATTAATATCGGGGCTTATAAAACCGGAACATCCAAAAAAATAGACGAAGCGATCGCAGCCAAAGAGAAAATGATTGCTTTTCTAAAACAAGAAGTTGATGAACATGCCTCTATTGAAGAATCGATTCAATTGCTTATTAAGCAATTTTGCAAAGGAGAATGA
- the fliP gene encoding flagellar type III secretion system pore protein FliP (The bacterial flagellar biogenesis protein FliP forms a type III secretion system (T3SS)-type pore required for flagellar assembly.): MNELIPGIDLNVFTNQPENVATTVQLMLLLTVLSLAPAILVLMTCFTRIVVVLSFVRTSLATQQMPPNQVLIGLSLFLTFFVMAPVFHDVNENAIKPLRSGEITQEEAFKEASYPMKEFMAKYTRQKDLALFMSYSEMERPESIQDVPLTILVPAFVISELKTAFEIGFMLFVPFLVIDMVVASVLMSMGMMMLPPIMISLPFKILLFVLVDGWYLIVQSLLLSYR, translated from the coding sequence ATGAATGAATTGATCCCCGGCATTGATTTGAATGTATTTACGAATCAGCCGGAAAACGTGGCAACGACTGTTCAATTGATGCTTTTGCTTACAGTTCTTTCGCTGGCTCCTGCAATTTTAGTATTAATGACATGCTTTACCCGAATTGTTGTTGTTCTTTCTTTTGTAAGAACGTCTCTTGCAACGCAGCAAATGCCGCCAAACCAAGTATTAATTGGATTATCGCTTTTTTTGACGTTTTTTGTTATGGCGCCGGTATTTCATGATGTCAATGAAAATGCAATCAAGCCTTTACGAAGTGGTGAGATTACTCAAGAAGAGGCATTTAAAGAAGCTTCTTATCCAATGAAAGAGTTTATGGCTAAATATACGAGGCAGAAAGATCTCGCTTTGTTTATGAGCTATTCGGAAATGGAGCGGCCCGAGTCGATTCAAGATGTTCCGCTAACAATACTTGTACCTGCGTTTGTCATTAGTGAATTAAAGACGGCGTTTGAAATTGGATTTATGCTTTTCGTTCCTTTCCTTGTCATCGATATGGTCGTTGCGAGCGTCTTAATGTCGATGGGGATGATGATGCTGCCGCCGATTATGATCTCTTTGCCATTTAAAATTTTATTATTTGTTTTAGTAGATGGCTGGTACCTTATCGTCCAATCACTTTTATTAAGTTATCGGTAG
- a CDS encoding flagellar biosynthetic protein FliO, giving the protein MLKKLFIISMMSILCFFAVNGQALAGAEKKDETVDEWLKNDSASNDDSPVVDEAQLTGSNNESLTFVFVKMLAALAFIVFLIYALAKFVNKRTKTFGGNRAIETIGGVSVGSNRSIQLVKVGNRLLVIGVGESIHLLKELTDKNEIEALLKEHEGNFGYEDFFSKSKQWLENRKSPNRQNFTSILEQQLNRMSENRKNAYKEFNKKESGNE; this is encoded by the coding sequence TTGTTAAAAAAGCTATTTATTATCTCCATGATGTCCATCCTTTGCTTTTTTGCGGTTAATGGGCAAGCACTTGCAGGCGCAGAAAAAAAAGACGAAACCGTTGATGAATGGCTGAAAAATGACTCGGCTTCCAATGACGATTCTCCTGTCGTGGATGAAGCTCAACTTACCGGTTCCAACAATGAAAGCTTAACTTTTGTTTTTGTTAAAATGCTGGCCGCTCTTGCCTTTATCGTTTTTCTCATCTATGCATTAGCAAAGTTCGTCAATAAACGAACAAAAACGTTTGGCGGAAACAGGGCGATTGAAACAATTGGCGGCGTTTCAGTGGGAAGCAATCGATCCATTCAACTTGTAAAAGTTGGAAATCGCCTTCTCGTTATCGGTGTGGGAGAATCCATTCATCTGTTAAAGGAGCTAACAGATAAGAATGAAATTGAAGCTTTGCTCAAGGAGCATGAAGGTAATTTTGGGTATGAAGACTTTTTTTCAAAGTCAAAACAGTGGCTTGAAAATCGAAAGTCGCCAAACCGCCAAAACTTCACATCTATCTTGGAACAACAATTAAACCGCATGTCTGAAAATCGAAAGAACGCGTATAAGGAATTTAACAAAAAGGAGTCAGGAAATGAATGA
- a CDS encoding response regulator, which yields MANRILVVDDAAFMRMMVKDILSKNGYEVVGEAGDGAEAVEKYKDLKPDLVTMDITMPEMDGITSLKKIKEIDPDAKVIMCSAMGQQAMVIDAIQAGAKDFIVKPFQADRVLEAIKKTLG from the coding sequence ATGGCAAACCGTATTTTAGTAGTTGACGATGCAGCGTTTATGAGGATGATGGTAAAAGATATTTTGAGTAAAAATGGATATGAAGTTGTTGGTGAAGCAGGAGACGGAGCTGAAGCAGTGGAGAAGTATAAAGATCTTAAACCTGATCTTGTCACAATGGACATTACAATGCCGGAAATGGATGGGATCACTTCTCTTAAAAAAATCAAAGAAATCGATCCGGATGCAAAGGTGATCATGTGCTCTGCGATGGGACAGCAAGCGATGGTCATCGACGCGATTCAAGCCGGAGCGAAAGACTTTATTGTAAAGCCTTTCCAAGCGGATCGAGTGTTGGAAGCAATAAAAAAGACGCTAGGTTGA